Proteins from a genomic interval of Haloterrigena sp. KLK7:
- a CDS encoding TRIC cation channel family protein yields the protein MDPFAIMNSIGLVAFALVGSAKAIREEFDLFGITVVGLATAFAGGATRDVLVNRVPLALSSMGEISLGMIGVSLAIGLHRVLASPDDHPITVISDAVGLAAFTTTGAIVAVDTGVSSFGVVAIATINAVGGGAFADILLDRSPFILVTDFYASCAVLGGCTYWIVAVVFGAESVAAALCASVTVGTRLYAVRSGLHLPTAQSFGAMFEEWIGNSSK from the coding sequence ATGGATCCGTTCGCGATTATGAACTCGATCGGGTTAGTCGCATTCGCCTTGGTCGGATCCGCGAAAGCGATCCGCGAGGAATTCGATCTATTCGGGATCACTGTCGTCGGCCTCGCCACGGCCTTCGCCGGCGGTGCGACTCGAGACGTTCTCGTCAATCGGGTTCCGCTCGCGCTGAGTTCGATGGGGGAGATCAGTCTCGGAATGATCGGCGTTAGCCTCGCTATCGGATTACACCGTGTTCTGGCCTCTCCGGACGATCATCCGATAACGGTGATTTCAGATGCAGTCGGTCTGGCAGCGTTTACGACCACGGGCGCGATCGTGGCGGTAGACACTGGAGTTTCGAGCTTCGGCGTCGTCGCCATCGCCACGATCAACGCGGTCGGTGGCGGTGCGTTCGCTGATATCCTGTTGGATCGATCGCCGTTCATTCTGGTGACTGATTTCTACGCGAGTTGTGCGGTACTGGGCGGGTGTACCTATTGGATAGTCGCTGTCGTTTTCGGAGCCGAGAGCGTTGCTGCTGCGTTGTGCGCGAGCGTCACGGTCGGTACTCGCTTGTATGCTGTTCGATCCGGATTACATCTTCCGACTGCCCAATCGTTCGGTGCGATGTTCGAAGAGTGGATTGGTAATAGCTCGAAATAA
- the lipA gene encoding lipoyl synthase, with product MTSMSRTGKPEWLKMRPPSGERFTDIKETLRERDLNTVCEEANCPNLGDCWSGRNGPGTATFMLMGERCSRGCNFCDVETGGMEPLDLKEPQQVAEAVADIGLDYVVLTSVDRDDLPDQGAGHFAETIREIKDRDPGILVEVLIPDFQGEERLVRKIIDADPDVIAHNVETVQRLQRPVRDRRAGYEQSLSVLRQVHRESDIYTKSSLMLGVGEYTHEVYQTLADLRAAGVDVVTLGQYLRPSLSHLEVDEYVHPDAFDTWQRVAEEELGFLYCASGPMVRSSYRAGELFVDALLRDGKSVAQARREARAEADQ from the coding sequence TTGACTAGTATGAGTCGTACTGGTAAGCCCGAGTGGCTAAAGATGCGGCCGCCGTCGGGCGAGCGGTTCACCGACATCAAAGAGACGCTCCGGGAGCGAGACCTCAACACGGTCTGTGAGGAAGCCAATTGTCCGAACCTCGGCGACTGCTGGTCGGGGCGCAACGGCCCCGGAACAGCGACGTTCATGCTGATGGGTGAGCGCTGTTCGCGGGGGTGTAACTTCTGTGACGTCGAGACCGGCGGCATGGAGCCCCTCGACCTGAAGGAACCCCAGCAGGTCGCCGAGGCCGTCGCAGACATCGGCCTGGACTACGTCGTCTTGACCAGCGTCGATCGGGACGACTTGCCCGATCAGGGCGCGGGCCATTTCGCCGAAACCATCCGCGAGATCAAAGACCGGGACCCGGGTATCCTCGTCGAGGTGCTCATTCCCGATTTCCAGGGCGAGGAACGCCTCGTCCGGAAGATTATCGACGCGGATCCAGACGTCATCGCGCACAACGTCGAGACCGTCCAGCGGTTACAACGGCCAGTCCGGGACCGGCGAGCGGGCTACGAGCAATCGTTGTCGGTGCTCCGGCAGGTCCACCGCGAATCCGACATCTACACGAAATCCTCGCTCATGCTCGGGGTCGGCGAATACACCCATGAAGTCTACCAGACGCTCGCGGACTTGCGGGCAGCGGGCGTCGACGTGGTGACGCTGGGCCAGTACCTCCGGCCCTCCCTGTCGCACTTGGAAGTCGACGAGTACGTCCACCCCGACGCCTTCGACACGTGGCAACGCGTCGCCGAGGAGGAATTGGGCTTTCTGTACTGCGCGTCGGGCCCGATGGTCCGCTCCTCGTATCGAGCGGGCGAGCTGTTCGTCGACGCCCTCCTTCGGGACGGCAAATCCGTCGCCCAGGCCCGCCGCGAAGCGCGGGCGGAAGCGGACCAGTGA
- the lpdA gene encoding dihydrolipoyl dehydrogenase encodes MTDRRTDVLIVGAGPAGYTTAIRLGQLGIDATLVEADAHGGTCLNRGCIPSKAIISAASVAHEARTSEEIGITAEVDVDFEQFTRWKDRVVRRMGKAVEKLCKANNVDLVEGRAVFEDRHVARVLDGDGTELERVEFDYAVLATGSRPVELPGFEYDHQSVLDAADALSLSSLPNSLVVIGAGYIGMELSTAFAKLGVDVTVVEALESMLPGFPPALVEPVESRAGELGIDCHYEQLAQGWRETDAGLVLETESTDGQDQFEHEAEAVLVAVGREPVTDTVNLDAIGLEPNDDGFLETDDQCRTDVPHVFAVGDVAGEPMLAHKGSAEGEVAAEVIAGRTASFADRAVPSVTFTAPELATVGQTVQEAEDAGCRPIQGEFPLRASGRALTTGHTDGFARIVASGDGRVLGGQVVGPEASELIAEIALAVEQELSVEALAETIHAHPTMAESVHEAAANVLGRAIHTLNR; translated from the coding sequence ATGACCGATCGTCGCACTGACGTGCTCATCGTCGGCGCCGGACCGGCCGGCTATACGACCGCGATACGGCTGGGACAGCTCGGCATCGACGCGACGCTCGTCGAAGCTGACGCCCACGGCGGAACCTGCCTAAACAGGGGTTGCATCCCGTCGAAGGCCATCATCTCGGCCGCATCGGTCGCACACGAGGCCCGCACGAGCGAGGAGATCGGCATCACGGCGGAGGTCGACGTGGACTTCGAGCAGTTCACTCGCTGGAAGGACCGCGTCGTACGCCGTATGGGGAAGGCCGTCGAGAAACTCTGTAAGGCGAACAACGTTGATCTCGTCGAAGGCCGTGCGGTGTTCGAGGACCGCCACGTCGCGCGCGTTCTCGACGGCGACGGTACTGAGCTCGAACGGGTCGAATTCGACTACGCCGTCCTCGCGACGGGGAGTCGTCCCGTCGAACTTCCCGGATTCGAGTACGATCATCAGTCAGTCCTCGACGCTGCCGATGCGCTCTCGCTGTCGAGCCTGCCGAACAGCCTGGTCGTCATCGGTGCCGGCTATATCGGCATGGAACTGTCGACGGCGTTCGCGAAGCTCGGCGTGGACGTGACCGTCGTCGAGGCGCTGGAGTCGATGCTCCCCGGCTTCCCACCGGCGCTCGTCGAACCGGTCGAGTCGCGTGCCGGGGAACTCGGTATCGACTGCCACTACGAGCAACTGGCTCAGGGCTGGCGGGAAACCGATGCGGGCCTCGTCCTCGAGACAGAGTCGACTGACGGCCAGGACCAGTTCGAGCACGAGGCCGAGGCCGTCCTCGTCGCAGTCGGACGCGAACCGGTCACCGACACGGTGAATCTCGACGCGATCGGCCTCGAACCGAACGACGATGGGTTCCTCGAGACGGACGACCAGTGTCGGACCGACGTTCCGCACGTGTTCGCCGTCGGAGACGTCGCGGGCGAGCCGATGCTGGCACACAAGGGTAGCGCCGAGGGCGAGGTCGCAGCCGAGGTCATCGCCGGTCGAACGGCGTCGTTTGCCGACCGCGCAGTGCCGTCCGTGACGTTCACGGCGCCGGAGCTCGCGACCGTCGGTCAGACCGTCCAGGAGGCCGAAGACGCCGGGTGCCGTCCGATACAGGGCGAGTTCCCCCTCCGGGCCAGCGGCCGCGCCCTCACGACGGGCCACACTGACGGCTTCGCGCGCATCGTCGCGTCCGGGGACGGGCGCGTCCTCGGCGGCCAGGTCGTCGGACCGGAAGCGTCCGAACTGATAGCTGAGATTGCGCTCGCGGTCGAACAGGAACTGTCCGTCGAAGCGCTCGCCGAAACGATCCACGCGCATCCGACCATGGCCGAGTCGGTTCACGAGGCGGCGGCGAACGTACTCGGTCGTGCGATTCACACGCTGAACAGGTGA
- a CDS encoding Rid family detoxifying hydrolase codes for MRIIETDAAPAAVGAYSQGTTNDDLLFTAGQIPVTPDGELKNKTSIEEQTELVLDNLRAILEEEGLGLEDVLKTTVFLADIDDFDAMNEVYGSYFDESPPARSAIEAGNLPKNVSVEIEAVAAQS; via the coding sequence ATGCGAATCATCGAGACAGACGCCGCTCCGGCAGCCGTCGGCGCGTACAGTCAGGGTACGACGAACGACGACCTCCTCTTCACGGCCGGACAAATCCCGGTGACGCCTGACGGCGAGTTGAAAAACAAGACCTCGATCGAGGAACAGACGGAACTGGTCCTGGACAACCTGCGGGCCATTCTCGAGGAAGAGGGGCTCGGTCTGGAGGACGTCCTCAAAACGACAGTCTTCCTCGCGGATATCGATGACTTCGACGCCATGAACGAGGTGTACGGCTCGTACTTCGACGAGAGTCCGCCTGCACGCAGCGCAATCGAGGCCGGGAACCTGCCCAAAAACGTCAGCGTCGAGATCGAGGCGGTCGCGGCGCAGTCATGA
- the glyA gene encoding serine hydroxymethyltransferase, whose translation MSDSSQLADTDKQLYEAISAEERRQEDNLEMIASENHVSKAVLEAQGSVLTNKYAEGYPGARYYGGCEHVDKAENLAIERAKELFGGDHVNVQPHSGTQANMGVYFATLDPGDKILSLNLNHGGHLSHGHHVNFSGQLYEVEQYGVDPETGYVDYDELEQKALDFEPDVIVSGSSAYPREFEYERISSIAADVDAYHLADIAHVTGLIAADVHANPVGVADFVTGSTHKTIRAGRGGMIITGEEYADDIDSAIFPGSQGGPLMHNIAGKAAGFGEALQPEFREYAEQIAANAKTLADAFSERGLSLVSGGTDKHLVLIDLRDSHPDLTGEEAENALEAVGITVNKNTVPGESRSPFVTSGIRVGTPALTTRGFTESAMEEVANLIVDVLDEPDDGDVAQRVEARVDELTDEFPVYD comes from the coding sequence ATGTCTGACAGCAGTCAGCTCGCAGACACCGACAAGCAACTTTACGAGGCGATCAGCGCCGAGGAACGGCGTCAGGAAGACAACTTGGAGATGATCGCATCAGAGAATCACGTCTCGAAGGCCGTCCTCGAGGCCCAGGGGAGCGTCCTCACCAACAAGTACGCGGAGGGATATCCGGGTGCACGCTACTACGGCGGGTGCGAACACGTCGACAAGGCCGAGAATCTCGCGATCGAACGGGCGAAGGAACTGTTCGGCGGCGACCACGTGAACGTCCAGCCCCACAGCGGGACGCAGGCGAACATGGGCGTCTATTTCGCCACGCTCGACCCCGGCGACAAGATCCTCTCGTTGAACCTCAACCACGGGGGGCACCTTTCGCACGGCCACCACGTGAACTTCTCCGGCCAGCTCTACGAGGTCGAGCAGTACGGCGTCGACCCCGAGACGGGATACGTCGATTACGACGAACTGGAGCAGAAGGCGCTGGACTTCGAACCAGACGTGATCGTCAGTGGGTCCTCGGCCTACCCGCGCGAGTTCGAGTACGAGCGGATCAGCTCCATCGCAGCGGACGTGGATGCCTATCACCTCGCGGACATCGCGCACGTCACGGGGCTCATCGCGGCCGACGTTCACGCGAACCCGGTCGGCGTCGCGGACTTCGTTACGGGCAGTACGCACAAGACGATCCGGGCGGGTCGCGGGGGGATGATTATCACGGGAGAAGAGTACGCCGATGACATCGACAGCGCCATCTTCCCCGGCAGCCAGGGCGGCCCGCTGATGCACAACATCGCCGGCAAAGCGGCAGGGTTCGGAGAAGCCCTCCAACCGGAGTTCAGAGAGTACGCTGAGCAAATAGCCGCGAACGCCAAAACGCTCGCCGACGCGTTCAGCGAGCGCGGGCTCTCGCTGGTCAGCGGCGGAACCGACAAACACCTCGTCCTCATCGACCTCCGCGATTCACATCCAGACCTGACCGGCGAGGAGGCCGAAAACGCGCTCGAAGCGGTCGGGATCACCGTCAACAAGAACACGGTCCCCGGCGAGAGTCGCTCCCCGTTCGTGACCAGCGGGATCCGCGTCGGGACGCCGGCCCTAACCACGCGCGGCTTCACCGAGTCGGCGATGGAAGAGGTGGCGAACCTCATCGTCGACGTCCTCGACGAACCGGACGACGGTGACGTCGCCCAGCGGGTCGAAGCCAGAGTCGACGAACTGACCGACGAGTTCCCCGTCTACGACTGA
- the gcvPB gene encoding aminomethyl-transferring glycine dehydrogenase subunit GcvPB, whose translation MQRHDQTVWNDTDVDGYEPLLSEKGLKEVEIDSALPDDLTRDSLELPELSEPELARHYTRLSQMNYGIDSGPYPLGSCTMKYNPKFTEDVAALPAVSVHPDRDAESIQGTLQVFAELQEYLADIGGMDVVTLQPPAGAAGEFTGIMVAKAYHEYNDEGEQRDEVVVPASAHGTNFASAAMAGYDMVELPPGSDGRVDLDALSAAVGDSTAALMLTNPNTLGLFERDIERIADIVHEAGGLLYYDGANLNALLGRARPGDMGFDVMHFNLHKTFATPHGGGGPGAGPIGVTEDLEAFLPTPQVRERDGQYDLVEPEHTIGKVHGAMGNWLVLLKAHAYISRLGDSGLRDTSEKAVLNANYLASQIDLEIPFGPFHHEFVASAGERDAADVAKRMLDYGVHPPTTKWPEIVQEALMTEPTEAESKTSLDQLADAFNAVNEEGEQTLAEAPENTSARRIDQTSAARNPRLSWHSLDS comes from the coding sequence ATGCAACGACACGACCAAACTGTCTGGAATGATACGGATGTCGACGGTTACGAACCGCTCCTCTCCGAGAAGGGGCTGAAGGAGGTCGAAATCGACAGCGCGCTACCGGACGACCTCACGAGAGATTCGCTCGAACTACCGGAGCTGTCGGAGCCGGAACTCGCCCGTCATTACACGCGCCTCTCGCAGATGAACTACGGCATCGACAGCGGCCCGTACCCGCTGGGGTCGTGTACAATGAAGTACAACCCCAAGTTCACCGAGGACGTCGCTGCGCTCCCGGCCGTGTCGGTCCACCCGGACCGCGACGCTGAGAGTATTCAGGGGACCCTACAGGTGTTCGCCGAACTGCAGGAGTATCTGGCGGACATCGGCGGCATGGACGTGGTGACGCTCCAGCCGCCGGCCGGCGCCGCCGGTGAGTTCACCGGCATCATGGTCGCGAAAGCTTATCACGAGTACAACGACGAGGGCGAGCAGCGTGACGAAGTCGTCGTACCGGCGAGCGCGCACGGTACGAACTTCGCCAGCGCCGCGATGGCCGGCTACGACATGGTCGAACTCCCGCCCGGATCGGACGGTCGGGTCGACCTCGACGCACTGTCGGCCGCGGTCGGAGACTCGACGGCGGCGTTGATGCTGACGAACCCGAACACGCTCGGATTGTTCGAGCGGGATATCGAGCGGATCGCCGACATCGTCCACGAGGCCGGTGGGCTGTTGTACTACGACGGGGCGAATCTCAACGCGCTGTTGGGGCGAGCTCGACCCGGTGACATGGGATTCGACGTCATGCACTTCAACCTTCACAAGACGTTCGCGACGCCCCACGGCGGCGGCGGGCCGGGCGCCGGTCCGATCGGCGTGACCGAGGACCTCGAGGCGTTCCTGCCGACGCCGCAAGTGCGTGAACGTGACGGCCAGTACGACCTGGTCGAACCCGAACACACGATCGGCAAGGTGCACGGGGCGATGGGGAACTGGCTCGTCTTGCTCAAGGCACACGCGTACATCAGCCGACTCGGTGACAGTGGCCTCCGTGACACGAGTGAGAAAGCCGTGCTGAACGCGAACTACCTCGCTTCGCAGATCGATCTGGAAATCCCGTTCGGGCCGTTCCACCACGAGTTCGTCGCCAGCGCCGGCGAACGCGACGCCGCTGACGTCGCAAAACGGATGCTCGACTACGGCGTCCACCCACCGACGACCAAGTGGCCCGAGATCGTCCAGGAAGCGCTCATGACCGAGCCGACTGAGGCGGAGAGCAAGACGTCGCTCGACCAGCTCGCGGACGCCTTCAATGCCGTGAACGAAGAAGGCGAACAGACGCTCGCCGAAGCCCCGGAGAATACGTCCGCCCGACGTATCGATCAGACCAGCGCCGCCAGAAACCCACGGCTCTCCTGGCACAGTCTGGACAGCTAA
- the gcvPA gene encoding aminomethyl-transferring glycine dehydrogenase subunit GcvPA, giving the protein MTIPPDSIDVDQVHRDDTSDGTPFAPHDDSEVEEMLAAVGVDTVEELFDIPESVRFEESFDIDGVSEQRVRQRLRETVEQNEDYTEFLGRGHNSHYVPSIVDHISLRSEFLTSYTQYQPEITQGFLQALFEYQSVIAELTGLDVANCSMYDAATALGEAATLADRSRRADGNRVLVPDYMRDTHRDVLENYVEGAELVVEAFDTENGQVNPETLENELSEDVVLIYVENPTIEGVIEENLTEIGELSDAYGALYCIGSDPVALSLLQSPGSVGADMVVGDASVLGLSTAYGMGLGMFACDEEFLRQVPGRLVGASEDSDGTRAFTLTLQTREQHIRRERATSNICTNQAWVALRTAIHAASLGPSGLVSLAEKCHRLPERVAAELDEIDGVSAPVRDCHHFREFKARVEPDARELAADLREEGIAIHALGSDEIQISITDVNEHRTDDFVQAITEVMN; this is encoded by the coding sequence ATGACGATACCGCCAGATTCGATAGACGTAGATCAGGTGCATCGCGACGATACGAGCGACGGGACCCCGTTCGCTCCCCACGACGACTCCGAAGTCGAGGAGATGCTCGCCGCCGTCGGCGTCGATACTGTCGAGGAACTGTTCGACATCCCGGAATCAGTACGCTTCGAGGAGAGCTTCGACATCGACGGAGTGTCCGAGCAGCGTGTCAGACAGCGGTTGCGAGAGACCGTTGAACAGAACGAAGACTACACGGAGTTTCTCGGTCGAGGTCACAACTCCCATTACGTCCCCTCGATCGTGGACCACATCTCACTGCGCTCCGAGTTCCTCACGTCGTACACGCAGTACCAGCCGGAGATAACGCAGGGGTTCCTGCAGGCGCTCTTCGAGTACCAGTCCGTGATCGCCGAACTCACCGGACTAGACGTCGCGAACTGCTCGATGTACGACGCCGCGACGGCCCTCGGAGAAGCGGCCACGCTCGCCGACCGAAGCCGGCGAGCCGACGGGAACCGCGTCCTCGTACCGGATTATATGCGCGACACGCACCGCGACGTCCTCGAGAACTACGTCGAGGGGGCCGAACTCGTCGTCGAGGCGTTCGATACAGAGAACGGTCAGGTCAACCCGGAAACGCTCGAAAATGAACTCTCTGAGGACGTCGTATTGATCTACGTCGAGAATCCGACGATCGAGGGAGTCATCGAGGAGAATCTGACCGAGATCGGGGAACTCTCCGACGCGTACGGTGCCCTGTACTGCATCGGTTCGGATCCGGTCGCGCTCTCGTTGCTCCAATCGCCCGGATCCGTCGGGGCCGACATGGTCGTCGGTGACGCGAGCGTCCTCGGGCTATCCACGGCCTACGGCATGGGACTGGGAATGTTCGCCTGTGACGAGGAGTTCCTCCGACAGGTCCCGGGCCGGTTAGTCGGCGCGTCTGAGGACAGCGACGGCACCCGCGCGTTCACTCTAACGCTCCAGACACGTGAGCAGCACATACGGCGTGAGCGAGCGACGAGCAACATTTGTACCAACCAGGCATGGGTCGCGCTTCGAACGGCGATTCACGCGGCTTCCCTGGGCCCGTCCGGGCTCGTCTCGCTGGCCGAGAAGTGCCACCGGCTGCCTGAGCGGGTCGCCGCCGAACTCGATGAGATCGACGGCGTCTCGGCCCCCGTCCGCGACTGCCATCACTTCCGCGAGTTCAAAGCACGCGTCGAGCCTGACGCACGGGAGCTCGCCGCGGACCTACGCGAGGAGGGAATAGCGATTCACGCGCTCGGTTCCGACGAGATTCAGATCTCGATCACTGACGTCAACGAACACCGGACGGACGACTTCGTTCAGGCGATCACGGAGGTGATGAACTGA
- the gcvH gene encoding glycine cleavage system protein GcvH, translating into MSFNVPEDRQYTESHEWTEPRDDVVRIGITDFAQDELGDIVFVELPDVGDEIEAGESFGVVESIKAVSDIYATVSGEIAAVNDEIRDQPELVNDEPFDGGWLIEIETNGDLDHLLSPSEYSEQI; encoded by the coding sequence ATGTCATTCAACGTTCCGGAAGACCGACAATACACCGAATCGCACGAATGGACCGAACCCCGAGACGACGTTGTTCGAATCGGCATCACTGATTTCGCCCAGGATGAGCTCGGCGATATCGTCTTCGTCGAGTTGCCGGATGTCGGCGACGAGATTGAAGCGGGCGAGTCGTTCGGCGTCGTCGAGAGCATCAAGGCGGTATCAGACATCTACGCGACCGTCTCAGGAGAGATCGCGGCCGTGAACGACGAGATCCGAGACCAGCCGGAACTCGTCAACGACGAGCCCTTCGATGGCGGCTGGTTGATCGAGATCGAAACGAACGGCGACCTGGACCACCTTCTCAGTCCCTCCGAATACAGCGAACAGATCTAG
- the gcvT gene encoding glycine cleavage system aminomethyltransferase GcvT gives MPLNKPPLYEVHRGAGADFTDFGGWEMPVKFDSIRSEHAAVRESVGIFDVSHMSEVVVTGPDATAIMDRLTTNDVQTLDSGDAQYSCILDEEGVILDDTVVYRYPDGDGYLFVPNAGHGEQMAERWSQYASEFGLSVTVENQTDSTGLVAVQGPDSVETVEAVTSDPVGELSRFSWKQTEIAAVECHVARTGYTGEDGYEIFFPASDSEAVWEAFEDIQPCGLGARDTLRLEAGLLLSGQDFDPEDEPRTPLEAGLGFVVDLSKDEFIGRETLQDLEEAGVEERVVGIRIDERAIARHGYSILADGTEIGHVTSGTMGPTLNVPIALGYVETPFTETGTEIEVEVRGEPVEATVVDQRFLDSLESN, from the coding sequence GTGCCACTAAACAAGCCCCCTCTTTACGAAGTACACCGGGGTGCGGGCGCAGATTTCACCGACTTCGGTGGCTGGGAGATGCCAGTGAAGTTCGATAGCATCCGATCTGAGCACGCCGCGGTACGCGAGTCAGTCGGTATCTTCGACGTCAGTCACATGAGCGAGGTAGTCGTCACGGGACCAGATGCCACGGCGATAATGGATCGCTTGACGACAAACGACGTCCAGACCCTTGATTCCGGGGACGCCCAGTATTCGTGTATTCTCGACGAAGAGGGCGTGATATTGGATGATACCGTCGTGTATCGGTACCCCGACGGAGACGGCTATCTGTTCGTTCCGAACGCTGGGCACGGCGAACAGATGGCCGAGCGGTGGTCGCAATACGCCAGCGAGTTCGGACTCTCGGTGACCGTCGAAAACCAGACCGACTCGACCGGACTGGTCGCCGTGCAGGGTCCGGACAGCGTCGAAACCGTCGAAGCCGTGACGAGCGATCCCGTCGGCGAACTTTCCCGGTTCTCCTGGAAGCAAACCGAAATCGCTGCGGTGGAGTGTCACGTCGCTCGAACGGGCTATACCGGTGAAGACGGATACGAGATCTTCTTCCCGGCGTCCGACTCAGAGGCTGTTTGGGAGGCGTTCGAGGATATCCAACCGTGCGGACTCGGTGCCAGAGATACGCTTCGACTAGAGGCCGGTCTCCTTCTGTCCGGCCAGGACTTCGATCCTGAGGACGAACCACGGACTCCGCTCGAAGCGGGCCTCGGATTCGTCGTCGATCTCTCGAAGGACGAGTTCATCGGACGGGAGACGCTACAGGATCTCGAAGAAGCGGGCGTCGAAGAGCGCGTGGTTGGGATACGGATCGACGAGCGAGCTATCGCCCGTCACGGGTACTCGATACTCGCGGATGGGACGGAGATCGGGCACGTGACGAGCGGTACGATGGGCCCGACGCTGAACGTCCCGATCGCTCTGGGGTACGTCGAGACGCCCTTCACGGAAACGGGAACCGAGATCGAAGTGGAAGTGAGAGGCGAACCCGTTGAGGCGACCGTCGTCGACCAGCGGTTCCTCGACTCACTCGAATCCAACTAA
- the ilvA gene encoding threonine ammonia-lyase: protein MTVTLTDIEEARIRLDDESAVQQTPIDTSRSLEAETGATVLLKMEHLQRTGSFKARGAYNKLRQVAESDCEATRAIAASAGNHAQGVALAATKTGLESTIVMPKSAPQAKIDATAEYGANVELHGHDFRDAMAYAKSIVDDDSLFIHAYDDPQIVAGQGTLGLEILEQVPDVQTVVVPIGGGGLIGGIATAIKERSPETRVIGVQAEGAATVPQSLDKGQPQSAETVQTIADGIATGGISRLTYELIDEYVDEVVTVSDTEISEAILFLLERTKQMVEAAGATSVAAICSDEVDVKDETVVPVLSGGNLGLTDLQTVLTHGLTYRDQLVRLRVRITDNPGKMADTSEIIASHGVNIHDVSHERSVKELNVGEAYLDFRIETNGADQTNRVLDSLREEGYTVARVRDEC, encoded by the coding sequence ATGACTGTAACTCTCACTGACATTGAGGAAGCCCGAATCCGGTTAGATGATGAATCAGCCGTTCAGCAGACCCCTATAGACACGAGTCGTTCACTCGAGGCGGAGACCGGTGCAACGGTTCTCCTCAAAATGGAGCACTTGCAGCGGACCGGATCGTTCAAAGCTCGCGGCGCGTACAACAAGCTCAGACAGGTCGCCGAATCGGATTGCGAAGCCACGAGAGCGATCGCAGCGAGCGCCGGTAACCACGCCCAAGGGGTCGCTCTCGCCGCTACGAAAACCGGTCTGGAATCGACCATCGTCATGCCCAAGAGCGCCCCACAGGCGAAGATAGACGCCACGGCCGAGTACGGGGCGAACGTCGAACTGCACGGACACGATTTTCGCGATGCGATGGCCTATGCGAAGTCGATCGTCGACGATGACAGCCTCTTCATCCACGCTTACGACGATCCGCAGATCGTCGCTGGCCAGGGGACGTTGGGTCTCGAAATCCTCGAGCAGGTCCCGGATGTTCAGACAGTTGTCGTTCCAATCGGTGGCGGAGGGTTGATCGGCGGTATCGCGACCGCTATCAAGGAGCGATCTCCGGAGACGCGCGTGATCGGAGTTCAAGCCGAAGGGGCTGCTACCGTCCCGCAGAGCCTCGACAAGGGACAACCCCAGTCCGCCGAGACGGTTCAGACGATCGCCGACGGGATCGCTACCGGTGGAATTTCCCGACTCACGTACGAGTTGATCGACGAGTACGTAGACGAGGTAGTCACCGTCTCGGACACCGAGATCTCGGAGGCCATACTGTTCCTCCTGGAGCGAACGAAACAGATGGTCGAAGCGGCGGGCGCTACGTCCGTCGCGGCGATCTGTAGCGACGAGGTCGACGTGAAAGACGAAACCGTCGTTCCGGTTCTCAGCGGTGGGAACCTCGGATTGACAGACCTCCAGACCGTGCTCACGCACGGACTGACATACCGGGATCAGCTCGTTCGGCTGCGAGTGCGGATCACGGACAACCCCGGGAAGATGGCAGACACTTCCGAAATAATCGCGAGTCACGGCGTCAACATCCACGACGTGAGCCACGAGCGGTCAGTCAAAGAGCTGAACGTCGGGGAAGCATACCTGGACTTCCGCATCGAGACGAACGGAGCCGATCAGACGAACCGCGTTCTCGATTCGCTCCGCGAGGAGGGCTATACCGTCGCTCGGGTAAGAGACGAGTGCTAG